The Sphaerodactylus townsendi isolate TG3544 linkage group LG02, MPM_Stown_v2.3, whole genome shotgun sequence DNA segment tacataatagactgtaaataatttaagttaaaatgcagccaattggccatgctgacagaggctgatgggaattgtagttcctgaacatctggagagccgcaggttccctacccctgccctaaaccaaacatcactaaacctggctggtatcagcaagggattatcctgatgataccacccaggtttggcaaagtttggttcaaggggtccaaagttatggaccctcaaaatgtagccccatctactattatatcccattggaaacaatggtggatgggagcaccccctttgggggtccacaactttggacccactgaatcaaactttaccaaacttgggtggtatcatcaggagagtctctggaaaaatccctgaaattgtgatgccactagcctaaaaactgtgccccctggtggccaacaaagtaaaaaccctaaaatatttttttaaaatacacctgactcgcatataagtggaggggggcttttccagcacaaaaaatgtgctgaaaaatttgacttatatgcgagtatatactgTAACCCTCTTCCCCACTGTACTTGTTTTTTCTTTATGTGTGCATGGCTCTGCCTTCTGAGGCAACTGTTTTGTTGTTGTAAAGCACATTTTCCTATTCAACCCTCTTCACAAGCAGACTGCTGCCACAGAGTCAGTCAGGTGATGATAATTTAacattttgtgctgtttttactAGTATAAAATTACTTCTCAAGTCTGGCTGATGTCTTCAATGTTTGTAGACTGATCAAGGAATCAAAAACCTTTCTGTCGAAGAAGCAGGAAGATTGGCTTCAGAAGATCCTGACTATGCTTTGCGTGATCTCTATAATGCTATTGCTGATGGAAACTATCCAACATGGAGTTTCTACATCCAGGTTATGACATTTGAACAAGCTGAGCGATTTCCATTTAATCCTTTTGATGTAACTAAGGTAATTGCAAGTTCTATTTCTTCTAAATATTGCTCATGGAAATTAAATAGTGTGTGTTTCTGCAGATTTGGAAAGTTGATTGAATGATAACTGTGATGATGCCATGTCTGTTATATTTCCTAGGTTTGGTCTCATAAAGACTATCCTCTCATCCCTGTGGGAAAAGTGACCTTAAACCGGAACTCTGTCAATTATTTTGCTGAGGTGGAACAACTGGCTTTTGACCCAAGCAATATGCCCCCAGGCATTGAACCCAGCCCTGATAAAATGTTGCAGGTGATGAAGACACTCCTCATTTTTTTAATACAAATCACATTGCCCACTTAAGATCTCTCTTCTTGCTGTAATGAATATAATGAAAATGTATGCCTTTCTGGGTGCATTGGATTTCATTTTTGGTTGTTAACTCCAACTTTTCACTTTTGAGCTTTGCTGccaattcagatttttaaatccTGAATATCCAAGAAAATGGATTATGAGCAGTTTTAATCAGTCGCTGTCCTTGGCATATTAGCAAGATAAGTGATGTTATCAGCAGGCGGGCACTTCCAAAATTATGTTTTATTGCCATTTTCACTCAATTTGGAGAGCACTGATATTCTTctgaaattaaataaaacagaaattctTCCTTGCACGACTTTCTGATGCACTTAATGGAGGGCagggcttttttgttgttgttgttttgattgTGGTTAATGGTGAGCATTGGAATATAACTATCCTCCCTGGCTAGATTTTAGACTGAGCAGTAGCAATTAAAAGCAGCAGGAAGAGTGAGGCAGAAACCTAACCCAAGTAAAAGCTACCTACCTTTATACTTGCTCCTCTTAATCTATTATTCTAGGGTCGCCTTTTCTCATATCCAGATACTCACAGGCATCGTCTTGGACCCAACTATCTTGCAATTCCAGTAAATTGTCCCTACCGAGCTCGAGTTGCCAATTACCAAAGAGATGGATTTATGTGCGTTTCTGACAACCAAGGTACTTGTGaaatgcttttctctctctcttttaaaaaaagttactctCAGCAACAGTTGCAAGAGTTTTCTGTGTGTACATCATTGTTGGAATATCTGGATGTGGAGACAGCTGAGCAAGGAAGAATGAGAGTCCCTACTGTGGACATGACAAGCAGAAGTGCTCTCCACATCATTTTTCCACTGGAGAATGCTTATAGCAGcaaaccactgaatttttatgAAGGCCAAGAGCTATGTATTGatcatgtttaaaatgttttagataccctctttcttgattttttttatccCTACTCTCTCCCCTCACACTTCTAATATATTTGTGAATTAGtgagattttaactttttttcctaGGTGGGGCCCCAAACTACTATCCAAACAGCTTTACTGGTCCTGAGGATCAGCCTAACTTAAAGGAAGCACGTACACTTCTTTCAGGAGATGTGACACGTTTCAATAGTGCAAATGAAGATAATGTGTCTCAAGTAAGCAAAGCAGAAATATCCAAATTTTCTTTGGAAGTAGGATGTGAGGCAAATTATATATTAGCATGCTCATGAAACATTTATCAATAGTTGGATCTTGCAATAAGTGCATTGTTGTTTCTTTCAAGCTTCTGATTCTCTTCAGTCATCCCAACTTCTCTAAaatcttcagatttttaaaatttgcccaAATGCCTACTGGATTAGATCCAGCAGAGTTGTTAGTGAAAAAGGTTTTCTTCTTTGGCTATTCCTCACCTGCCCCCCAATTCCCTAGCTCTTTTTGATCCTGGGAACATCGATCCCTGAGGTTGGAAGGCCTGTTGGAAGGCCTGTGTCATCATACCTACAAATGGAGAGTGGAACCATGGCAAAGGGACATAGTTTACTTTCCTTGTATCTCCTCTGTTTGTGCAGTTCTGTCCCTTCATCATACTCACAGCCCCACAACCTGCATGCCAGTTAGTTCATGCAGATCTTGAGGCCAAGAAAATCACCTTTCCCTGGATCAGAATTAGCCAAGATGGGGGAAAGGACAGGAATCTTCACTTGCAAGCCGCTTCTGCTGACAGATTGCTGGATCCACCTCATTTAAATCCATGAAAGCATAGTCCTTTACTTGCGATGTTAGTGCTTGAAGGCAAGCAGAGCTACCATAAACCATAAACCTGAAAAGTCACTCCAAGGATGGGTCTTATGCAAATCCTTGCTTTCTTGGTGGCAGAGACTAGAGCCCTAATGAAACTCACTTTTTATTGTAAAAAATTGCTAAAATGTTATGGAGAGTAGGATCTAACTACAGTTGAAATAATACttgtctttttcacttttttaaaggtACGAGACTTTTATACCAAAGTACTGAAGGAGGATGAACGCCAGAGGCTTTGTGAGAATATTGCTGGCCATCTTAAGGATGCTCAAATATTCATCCAGAAGAAATCTGTAAGTGCTAAATTATTACACAGGTGGCCTCTAATCTATGGTTTTCATGTAAAATAAAGGTTTTTTCGAGGTGTAAAggaaaatgcaatttttttctagTATGCGGGGGAAACAAAGTTAAAAGGTATTAATATAAGGATTcattccatcttttaaaaaaaagaatcagatATAGAAAGTCTCAGTAGCATCAGAAAAACTAGTTCAGGGCTTCATCCCACTCACAAAAGGTCATACATTGTGTCTAATTTCTGACCCATTAAACATTGACATTTTTGTTAGTTGATAGCTGCATAGTAATCTTATCAAAACATTGAAAAGATCTTGGCCCAGTTTAGACCTACTATAAGATTAAAAATGCTTTGATGGGCATTCATCAAAAAGGAGatgaattatatttattttatttattttatttattagatttttataccgccccatccccgaagggcttgagacAATATTTTCTTGTTAAACTAGCTAGGTGTAGATAAATTTAGAGCCTCACACTACATCAGTTTGGTTTAGTGTATAGTAtactgcccttcttccaaggacctCAGGGTGGCATACGTGGAgttccttctccttttatcctcacaacaaccctatgaggtaggtcagaGTGAGAGAATGACTGACCCAGTGATTTTCGTGGCCATTTAAGTCTATGCCTCTCCAGTCATAGTCCAGCACTCCACACTAGCACGCatcaattaaaatgtatttctttttatgTAAGGAGTTTCAGTCTTGCCTTTAAGGAATTGAAACAAAAAATCTAGAAGACACCATGGTGGGGGTGACACACATCTTTCCACCTTGCTAGCTATATTGATTGATAGCCAGTTCCAAACCTTGCTTCCTTTCTGACAAATGATTAGGCTCAGATACTACATCTTTCCATTATGACATAATTTGGTGATTGTAGTGTGGTCACAAAGCATTCTCTGGAACAGATCTATTATCATCTGCCAGTTATGTCAGATGTGTTCATTTCACATATTCTGTCTGTCAGTCTTGGAAATTATGGTGGTAATATCTGAAATATACAAGAACCAAGCCATGTAGGAATATACTGATTAGTCTGAATGTTAAATTTTTTCCTGTCAAAATTTCTTTTGCCATTCTAGGTGCAAAACTTTACTGATGTTCATCCAGACTATGGTGCACGCATTCAAGCCCTCTTGGATAAACACAATGCTCAAAGTAACAAGAAGGTATGACAACAAATtctgttcaaaatattttccagaaGGTAGAAATATAAAGAAAGGCCTGTTGATCAAAGTGAGATCCCTGCTGCTAAACTATTTGAACAAAAAAATCTTACCATTCTGCCACTGGCAATCATTAAATATCCATTAACAAATGGATTATTATATTAGACTGGCAGTCCCCAAACATGGATTTGGcatagctgccaccacagcacaaggatctttaaaTGTTtgactgtggtgtagtggttaagagcggtggactctaatctggaaaacgaaatttgattccccacttctcct contains these protein-coding regions:
- the CAT gene encoding catalase isoform X2 encodes the protein MSGLPIGKKADALTTGAGIPVGDKLNLMTVGPRGPLLVQDVVFTDEMAHFDRERIPERVVHAKGGGAFGYFEVTHDITKYCKAKIFEHIGKRTPLAIRFSTVAGESGSADTIRDPRGFAMKFYTEEGNWDLVGNNTPIFFIRDAMLFPSFIHTQKRNPQTHLKDPDMVWDFWSLRPESLHQVSFLFSDRGIPDGFRHMNGYGSHTFKLINASGKAVYCKFHVKTDQGIKNLSVEEAGRLASEDPDYALRDLYNAIADGNYPTWSFYIQVMTFEQAERFPFNPFDVTKVWSHKDYPLIPVGKVTLNRNSVNYFAEVEQLAFDPSNMPPGIEPSPDKMLQGRLFSYPDTHRHRLGPNYLAIPVNCPYRARVANYQRDGFMCVSDNQGGAPNYYPNSFTGPEDQPNLKEARTLLSGDVTRFNSANEDNVSQVRDFYTKVLKEDERQRLCENIAGHLKDAQIFIQKKSVQNFTDVHPDYGARIQALLDKHNAQSNKKGHVHTYTQTSSHAIAKEKANL
- the CAT gene encoding catalase isoform X1, yielding MADPQDSASQQLKRWRELRGSQKADALTTGAGIPVGDKLNLMTVGPRGPLLVQDVVFTDEMAHFDRERIPERVVHAKGGGAFGYFEVTHDITKYCKAKIFEHIGKRTPLAIRFSTVAGESGSADTIRDPRGFAMKFYTEEGNWDLVGNNTPIFFIRDAMLFPSFIHTQKRNPQTHLKDPDMVWDFWSLRPESLHQVSFLFSDRGIPDGFRHMNGYGSHTFKLINASGKAVYCKFHVKTDQGIKNLSVEEAGRLASEDPDYALRDLYNAIADGNYPTWSFYIQVMTFEQAERFPFNPFDVTKVWSHKDYPLIPVGKVTLNRNSVNYFAEVEQLAFDPSNMPPGIEPSPDKMLQGRLFSYPDTHRHRLGPNYLAIPVNCPYRARVANYQRDGFMCVSDNQGGAPNYYPNSFTGPEDQPNLKEARTLLSGDVTRFNSANEDNVSQVRDFYTKVLKEDERQRLCENIAGHLKDAQIFIQKKSVQNFTDVHPDYGARIQALLDKHNAQSNKKGHVHTYTQTSSHAIAKEKANL